A genomic region of Atribacteraceae bacterium contains the following coding sequences:
- a CDS encoding nucleotidyltransferase domain-containing protein — protein METTHTVSAAMLTELVRRIVEAVQPRRIILFGSAACGQMGPHSDLDVLVIMPDGIHRRETARQIYRALRRLGMPKDVVVVTESDVERFGNEPSLVIHPALSEGKEIYHAE, from the coding sequence ATGGAAACGACACATACCGTTTCGGCAGCCATGCTTACGGAACTGGTGCGCCGCATCGTCGAGGCGGTGCAGCCTAGGAGAATTATCCTCTTCGGCTCGGCCGCGTGCGGCCAGATGGGACCGCACAGCGACCTGGATGTGCTGGTGATTATGCCGGACGGAATCCACCGCCGGGAGACAGCCCGGCAGATATATCGGGCGCTGCGTCGGCTCGGTATGCCGAAGGACGTGGTTGTGGTCACCGAAAGCGATGTAGAGCGTTTCGGCAATGAGCCATCGCTCGTAATCCACCCCGCATTGTCCGAGGGAAAGGAGATCTACCATGCCGAATGA
- a CDS encoding HEPN domain-containing protein, whose translation MPNDREIPGSPAEWLAYARRDLAMARVPLPEGGAYASLCFHAQQAAEKAIKAVYRSRDQRFRYTHDIDDLLDGLERLGMEVPEAVWEAADLTRFAWEARYPGFGESVSGQEYEQAVTLAEHALKWATTLVERCAL comes from the coding sequence ATGCCGAATGACCGCGAGATTCCGGGTTCACCAGCGGAATGGCTGGCATACGCCAGACGTGACTTGGCCATGGCACGGGTCCCCCTGCCTGAAGGCGGCGCCTATGCGAGTCTCTGCTTCCACGCCCAGCAGGCCGCCGAGAAAGCCATCAAGGCTGTTTATCGGTCCCGTGACCAGAGGTTCCGCTACACGCACGATATTGATGACCTGCTCGATGGTCTGGAGCGCTTGGGAATGGAGGTTCCAGAAGCGGTCTGGGAAGCTGCCGACCTGACACGATTCGCTTGGGAAGCGCGATACCCGGGCTTTGGTGAGTCGGTCTCCGGGCAAGAGTACGAGCAGGCGGTGACCCTGGCCGAGCACGCGTTAAAGTGGGCTACTACCCTGGTCGAGAGGTGCGCATTATGA